One Natrinema marinum genomic window carries:
- a CDS encoding DUF7501 family protein, with amino-acid sequence MTANTTTDWVDPITCPFCGDELASPGAGFIDHIHDNADCEDGFDHWRENIAGDLAGEWTG; translated from the coding sequence ATGACTGCGAACACGACGACGGACTGGGTCGACCCGATTACCTGTCCATTCTGCGGCGACGAACTCGCCTCGCCGGGCGCCGGCTTCATCGACCACATCCACGACAACGCCGACTGCGAGGACGGCTTCGACCACTGGCGCGAAAACATCGCCGGCGACCTCGCCGGCGAGTGGACCGGCTAG
- a CDS encoding class I SAM-dependent methyltransferase, translated as MGFHTFPIERAESLEDPERYRYCSREELLAMLEPAADGVVADLGSGTGFYADDVAPFVDTLYAVDVQTAMHDYYREKGAPDAVDFVTAEISSLPFEDDQLDGAYSTMTHHEYASPPTADDGDTPTDSALTELARVIRPGGRLVTVDWSADGAGEAGPPVEERFGLADATAGLEAAGFEIERACERPETIAIVATR; from the coding sequence ATGGGCTTTCACACCTTCCCGATCGAGCGGGCGGAGTCCCTCGAGGACCCTGAGCGCTATCGGTACTGTTCTCGCGAGGAGTTGCTCGCGATGCTCGAGCCGGCGGCCGACGGTGTCGTAGCCGACCTGGGTTCCGGGACGGGCTTTTACGCCGACGACGTCGCGCCGTTCGTCGACACGCTGTACGCGGTCGACGTCCAGACGGCGATGCACGACTACTACCGAGAGAAGGGGGCTCCCGACGCCGTCGACTTCGTGACGGCCGAAATCTCGTCGCTCCCGTTCGAGGACGACCAACTCGACGGAGCGTACTCGACGATGACCCACCACGAGTACGCGTCGCCACCGACGGCCGACGACGGCGATACGCCGACCGATAGCGCATTGACCGAACTCGCGCGCGTCATCCGTCCCGGCGGTCGGCTCGTCACCGTCGACTGGTCGGCCGACGGCGCGGGGGAGGCCGGCCCACCGGTCGAGGAGCGGTTCGGACTCGCCGACGCGACCGCCGGACTCGAGGCCGCCGGGTTCGAGATCGAACGCGCCTGCGAGCGGC